The Aureispira anguillae genome contains a region encoding:
- a CDS encoding helix-turn-helix domain-containing protein, producing the protein MLNIGDNISKLRKAKNWSQGELADKIGSSRIMIGKYERGDNLPSVEVLAKLAQIFEVSVDFLLGQGINASYDKRMVERLDDIEKLPPEEKNKIFNYIDLIIRDAKTRQAYS; encoded by the coding sequence ATGTTAAACATTGGAGACAATATTTCTAAACTAAGAAAGGCTAAAAATTGGTCACAAGGAGAGTTGGCTGATAAAATTGGTTCTTCAAGAATTATGATTGGCAAATACGAACGGGGTGATAATCTTCCTTCTGTAGAAGTTCTTGCTAAACTTGCCCAAATTTTTGAAGTGTCAGTTGATTTTTTGCTTGGTCAAGGGATCAACGCCTCTTATGATAAAAGAATGGTTGAAAGACTAGACGATATAGAAAAATTACCCCCTGAAGAAAAAAATAAAATCTTCAACTATATTGATTTGATTATTCGTGATGCTAAAACCCGTCAAGCATACTCCTAA